From ANME-2 cluster archaeon, one genomic window encodes:
- a CDS encoding sulfur reduction protein DsrE has protein sequence MSDEKILYVQTSGVNTPERLYSPLVLAQTAKAMGVDATVYFLGMGITVVKKGEAEKVQLGSFPSLKDILDQTVAAGVKLYVCEASTQLIGLDRGEFIPEVEIVGAATLNDLVLEADGTMWF, from the coding sequence ATGAGTGATGAAAAGATATTATATGTCCAGACCAGTGGTGTGAACACTCCCGAGAGGTTGTATTCCCCGCTGGTGCTTGCCCAGACCGCCAAGGCTATGGGCGTTGATGCAACAGTGTATTTTCTTGGGATGGGTATCACTGTGGTCAAGAAAGGAGAGGCTGAAAAAGTGCAGCTCGGGAGTTTCCCATCTCTTAAGGATATACTGGACCAGACTGTAGCAGCAGGCGTAAAACTGTATGTATGTGAGGCCAGTACCCAGTTGATAGGGCTGGACAGGGGTGAATTCATCCCTGAGGTTGAGATCGTAGGGGCGGCAACCCTCAACGACCTGGTGCTGGAAGCTGACGGCACGATGTGGTTCTGA